A genomic stretch from Flavobacterium sp. KS-LB2 includes:
- a CDS encoding OstA-like protein, translated as MKKSLFFLRYCLLLLVTNLVLAQAPKKIIVENSDFADVNQVEIPDALLLIGNVRVNHDGVVMTCNKAYYFQKENYIKAFGNVQMVQGDTLFLNSKYAEYNGNVKKAYASGDAVMSSPDATLVTDIINFDRNIQEVFYDTPGTITNKDNTLKSNSGRYYVKQKKFQFLTAVTITNPTYVIKSNHLDYFSNSGHSYLFGPSTITSKANYIYTEKGFYDTKKNLAHFLNKSYIKYDDRVIKGDSLYYDRNREFASATRNVKITDSINRGIVKGHYAEVFKKLDSMYVTKRAVAVNFVENDSVYIHGKKLMVTGKEGNRIIRAFNNVRFFKTDMSGKCDSIHSSSKTALTKMIGNPILWNAESQITGDVMHLIGNNNTKKLDSLKVLNNTFIVSKDTIGTGYNQVKGQNLYGKFEEGKLHDVDIVKNAEVIYYMRNDAKELIGINKNVSSKINLILEKNEIETITFFQQVDGDIFPEQDLPENARKLRGLVWRGDERIKSKDDIFPPEENEDNDKIAKATKAAEAKEDTPMKIRKETLNYDKKKGIK; from the coding sequence TTGAAGAAATCACTATTTTTCCTTCGTTATTGTTTACTACTGCTTGTTACTAATTTGGTTTTGGCGCAAGCCCCAAAAAAAATTATTGTAGAAAACTCTGATTTTGCCGATGTAAATCAAGTAGAAATTCCTGACGCATTATTACTCATCGGAAACGTACGTGTCAATCATGATGGCGTTGTAATGACCTGTAATAAAGCGTATTATTTTCAAAAGGAAAACTACATCAAGGCTTTTGGAAATGTACAAATGGTGCAAGGCGATACTTTATTTTTAAACAGTAAATACGCTGAATACAATGGAAATGTAAAAAAAGCATACGCTTCAGGAGATGCGGTAATGAGTTCACCAGATGCAACTTTGGTAACAGATATTATTAATTTTGACCGAAATATTCAAGAAGTATTTTACGATACCCCAGGGACAATTACAAATAAAGACAACACACTAAAAAGTAATTCAGGCAGGTATTACGTGAAACAAAAGAAATTCCAATTCCTAACTGCGGTTACCATTACAAATCCAACGTATGTAATTAAATCAAATCACTTGGATTATTTTAGTAATTCCGGGCATTCGTATCTTTTTGGACCTTCAACAATTACTAGCAAAGCCAATTATATTTATACCGAAAAAGGGTTTTATGATACCAAAAAAAATCTGGCACATTTCCTGAATAAATCCTACATCAAGTACGATGATCGGGTGATCAAAGGCGATAGTTTATATTATGACCGAAACCGGGAATTTGCATCGGCAACACGAAATGTAAAAATAACAGATTCCATCAATCGCGGCATCGTAAAAGGACATTATGCCGAGGTGTTTAAAAAACTGGATTCGATGTACGTAACCAAAAGAGCCGTAGCCGTGAATTTTGTCGAAAATGACTCGGTTTACATCCACGGAAAAAAATTAATGGTTACTGGAAAAGAAGGAAACCGAATTATCAGAGCGTTCAATAATGTCCGATTTTTCAAAACCGATATGAGTGGCAAATGCGATTCGATTCATTCGAGTTCTAAAACAGCTTTGACAAAAATGATTGGAAATCCAATACTTTGGAACGCCGAAAGCCAAATTACAGGCGATGTAATGCATCTTATAGGAAACAACAACACCAAAAAACTAGACTCACTAAAGGTACTCAATAATACCTTTATAGTCTCCAAAGACACCATAGGAACCGGATATAATCAAGTCAAGGGACAAAACCTCTACGGTAAATTTGAGGAAGGGAAATTACATGATGTTGATATTGTAAAAAATGCCGAAGTCATTTATTACATGCGGAACGACGCGAAAGAACTCATTGGAATCAATAAAAATGTGAGCAGTAAAATCAATCTTATTTTAGAAAAAAATGAGATTGAAACAATCACCTTTTTTCAGCAGGTAGATGGTGATATTTTTCCCGAACAAGATTTACCAGAAAATGCCCGAAAACTGCGAGGACTAGTGTGGCGAGGCGACGAACGAATAAAATCCAAGGACGATATTTTTCCTCCTGAAGAAAATGAAGACAACGATAAAATAGCTAAAGCCACAAAAGCGGCAGAAGCCAAAGAAGATACTCCGATGAAAATCCGAAAGGAAACCTTGAATTACGATAAGAAGAAAGGAATAAAATAG
- a CDS encoding phosphatidate cytidylyltransferase, translating to MNETLKRGISGAIYIILLLASILYSTESFFILFGIFLIISVYEFCNLIQINKVFPIVFGTALYTIVTLVSHYNKITADSINQIFNTDLEIAINIQQLDVVLLVIALVVSIKCILFLFYDNIQKISTSSKYLYLLGYIILPFVFITKISFGINDYNPKIIIGLFILIWTNDTFAYIVGKSIGRTKLFEKISPKKTIEGFLGGIVFAVLAGYLISKYYIKANPEFSDRSILIWTSIAVIVGIAGTIGDLIESKFKRIAGVKDSGSIMPGHGGILDRLDSVIFVAPIIFLFYQILNYVS from the coding sequence ATGAATGAAACTCTAAAACGAGGAATATCAGGAGCTATCTACATTATATTATTACTTGCTTCTATTTTATATTCTACTGAAAGCTTTTTTATTCTTTTTGGTATATTCCTTATTATTTCAGTTTATGAATTTTGTAATTTAATTCAAATAAACAAAGTATTTCCAATTGTTTTTGGAACTGCACTATACACAATAGTAACTTTAGTAAGCCACTACAATAAAATTACGGCAGATAGTATCAATCAGATATTTAATACTGATCTAGAAATAGCAATCAATATCCAACAATTAGATGTTGTTTTATTAGTTATTGCTTTAGTGGTATCTATAAAGTGTATTCTTTTTCTATTTTATGACAACATCCAAAAAATTAGTACTTCATCCAAATACCTTTACTTACTAGGCTATATTATACTCCCATTTGTATTTATTACAAAGATTTCATTTGGAATAAATGACTACAATCCAAAAATTATTATTGGTTTATTTATCTTAATATGGACCAATGATACCTTTGCTTATATTGTAGGTAAATCTATAGGTCGAACCAAATTATTCGAAAAAATATCACCTAAAAAAACAATAGAAGGGTTCTTAGGTGGAATCGTTTTTGCAGTTTTAGCAGGTTATTTAATATCAAAATACTATATCAAAGCTAATCCTGAGTTTAGTGATAGATCTATACTAATTTGGACTTCAATAGCCGTTATTGTTGGAATTGCAGGTACTATAGGAGACTTAATTGAATCTAAATTCAAACGTATTGCAGGGGTAAAAGACAGCGGAAGCATAATGCCAGGCCACGGAGGCATACTAGATCGATTAGATAGTGTTATATTTGTAGCACCAATTATATTTTTATTTTATCAAATTTTAAACTATGTTTCATAA
- a CDS encoding glycoside hydrolase family 13 protein, producing MTKKITICLLFLVFMPSFAQTDFTPNWSKGVVWYQIFPDRFHNGDPSNDPKVEDQDGAYPFDSTSDFQIHPWTSDWYELKPYEKKNGKDIYYNLQRRRYGGDLQGVIDKLDYLQSLGINAIYMNPIFWAPSSHKYDALCYHHVDPSFGPDPEGDKKMIMNEDPLNPEKWVWTKADLLALKLIDEVHKRKMFIIFDGVFNHLGVNSFAFRDVEEKQEKSAYKDWFMVDSWRDAAKGTKFEYQGWFGVKTLPEFKEDENGIVSGPKKYIFDATKRWMNPMNKGAQYGIDGWRLDVAYCIAHPFWKDWRNEVKSINSEAYLTAELVDPIDKTKPYLSGDEFDATMNYNFSFLMHDFFVQDAKGISVTQFDTQLKELREGFGEGVAQNMQNLVGSHDATRIGSAVANPDGKKFSDWGAYFNWSQKSNNIDYNARKPTDKQLQKQKLIAAFQILYLGSPMIYYGDEAGMWGSNDPDCRKPMVWSDKEYDSETFNPNQSKHEADKVDFNSDLFEWYKKFIALRNQYEAIRIGNFTTIETNDAGKTYAFSRKLGNQEVIVIINRSDKNIDFTNPILKKGKFRDVFTKKVMKKLMVKPMDVVVLSNAKF from the coding sequence ATGACAAAAAAAATAACAATTTGTTTACTATTTTTAGTATTCATGCCATCGTTTGCACAAACTGATTTTACCCCAAATTGGAGTAAAGGAGTCGTGTGGTATCAAATATTTCCGGATAGGTTTCATAACGGGGACCCTTCAAACGACCCAAAAGTAGAAGATCAAGATGGAGCCTATCCCTTTGATAGTACTTCTGATTTTCAAATTCATCCCTGGACGAGTGATTGGTACGAATTAAAACCTTACGAAAAGAAAAACGGAAAAGATATTTATTACAATCTTCAACGCAGACGTTACGGTGGAGATTTGCAGGGAGTAATTGATAAATTAGACTATTTGCAGTCATTGGGCATTAATGCTATTTATATGAATCCGATTTTCTGGGCGCCATCTTCCCATAAATACGATGCTTTGTGCTATCACCATGTTGATCCATCATTTGGACCCGATCCGGAAGGTGATAAAAAAATGATAATGAACGAAGATCCTTTAAATCCTGAAAAATGGGTTTGGACCAAAGCAGATTTACTGGCTCTTAAGCTAATAGATGAAGTACACAAACGTAAGATGTTTATCATTTTTGATGGTGTTTTCAACCATTTAGGAGTAAACAGTTTTGCTTTTCGAGATGTGGAGGAAAAACAAGAAAAATCAGCTTACAAAGATTGGTTCATGGTCGATAGTTGGAGAGATGCTGCCAAAGGAACTAAGTTTGAATATCAAGGTTGGTTTGGTGTAAAAACCTTACCAGAGTTTAAAGAGGATGAGAACGGAATCGTATCCGGTCCTAAAAAATATATTTTTGATGCTACCAAGCGTTGGATGAATCCAATGAATAAAGGCGCTCAATACGGAATTGACGGTTGGCGATTGGATGTAGCGTATTGCATTGCGCACCCTTTCTGGAAAGATTGGAGAAATGAAGTAAAATCGATTAATAGTGAAGCGTATTTGACTGCTGAATTAGTTGATCCTATTGATAAAACAAAACCATATTTAAGCGGAGATGAATTTGATGCTACGATGAATTATAATTTTTCTTTTCTGATGCATGATTTTTTTGTGCAAGATGCAAAAGGGATTTCTGTTACCCAATTTGATACGCAATTAAAGGAATTGCGTGAAGGATTTGGAGAAGGTGTTGCACAAAATATGCAGAATTTGGTAGGAAGCCACGATGCCACAAGAATTGGTAGTGCCGTAGCAAATCCTGACGGGAAAAAATTTAGCGATTGGGGAGCCTACTTTAATTGGAGTCAAAAAAGTAATAACATCGATTACAATGCTCGAAAACCAACCGATAAACAATTGCAAAAGCAAAAATTGATTGCAGCATTTCAGATTTTATATTTAGGCTCACCCATGATTTATTATGGTGATGAAGCCGGTATGTGGGGAAGTAATGACCCTGATTGCCGTAAACCAATGGTTTGGTCTGACAAAGAGTATGATTCAGAAACATTCAATCCCAACCAAAGTAAACATGAGGCAGATAAAGTAGATTTCAATTCTGATTTATTTGAATGGTATAAAAAATTCATTGCTTTACGCAATCAATACGAGGCAATCAGGATTGGGAACTTCACTACGATTGAAACTAATGATGCCGGAAAGACGTATGCTTTTAGTCGCAAACTTGGCAATCAGGAAGTGATTGTAATCATTAATCGAAGTGATAAAAATATTGATTTCACCAATCCAATTCTTAAAAAAGGAAAATTCAGAGATGTTTTTACTAAAAAAGTAATGAAAAAGCTGATGGTAAAACCTATGGATGTTGTGGTGTTGAGCAACGCAAAATTCTAA
- a CDS encoding phosphatidylserine decarboxylase family protein: MFHKEGTQSILLGTIFTAVVLLLTDNFIDTNWIKMVIQIATLLLLIIILQFFRNPKRTVILNENQILAPVDGKVVVIEEVFESEYFKDKRLQISIFMSPINVHVTRYGLSGIVKFSKYHPGKFLVAWHPKASEENERTTVVIENKTFGEILYRQIAGALARRIVNYAEEGMQVIQGTDAGFIKFGSRVDIFLPLGTPVNVVLNQKAIGGKTIIATK; encoded by the coding sequence ATGTTTCATAAAGAAGGAACCCAATCTATTCTATTAGGCACCATTTTCACTGCTGTTGTCCTTTTATTGACTGACAATTTCATTGATACCAATTGGATCAAAATGGTGATACAAATAGCTACTTTATTGCTTTTGATTATCATTCTGCAATTTTTCAGAAATCCAAAAAGAACAGTGATACTTAATGAAAACCAGATCCTTGCTCCAGTTGATGGAAAAGTTGTTGTTATTGAGGAGGTATTTGAAAGCGAGTATTTTAAAGATAAACGATTACAAATCTCTATTTTCATGTCGCCAATAAATGTTCATGTAACGCGTTATGGTTTAAGTGGAATCGTAAAATTCAGCAAATACCATCCTGGAAAATTTTTAGTAGCTTGGCATCCTAAAGCTAGTGAAGAAAACGAAAGAACTACGGTTGTCATTGAAAACAAAACTTTTGGTGAAATTCTATACCGTCAAATTGCTGGAGCTTTAGCTCGAAGAATCGTAAATTATGCCGAAGAAGGAATGCAAGTAATTCAGGGAACTGATGCTGGTTTTATCAAATTTGGCTCAAGAGTAGATATTTTTTTACCATTGGGTACACCGGTAAACGTAGTACTAAATCAAAAAGCAATTGGAGGAAAAACTATTATTGCTACAAAATAA
- a CDS encoding superoxide dismutase — MKKLNFLIPVLFLFVTLLSCNDKKLTEVVEVPLPTTEQAVSVMGSPDDVKADEGSFQLEKLPYAYNALSPNISATTLEMHYSKHYLTYTNNLNKAVLGTPLENLTIEEVLSKLDPNDATLRNNAGGYYNHSLYWKCMAPKAGGQPSGSLLEAINKDFGSFDTFTSLFKDQATKQFGSGWAWLIVDRTGKLQVTSTPNQDNPLMRNAVVLGTPILALDVWEHAYYLDYQYRRKNYIDGFFNVINWKKVEENYSAIKK, encoded by the coding sequence ATGAAAAAGCTGAATTTTTTAATTCCTGTTTTATTTCTATTTGTTACTTTACTTTCATGCAACGATAAGAAATTAACTGAAGTTGTGGAAGTTCCTTTACCTACAACTGAGCAAGCGGTATCCGTAATGGGCTCTCCAGATGATGTTAAGGCAGATGAAGGTTCATTTCAACTAGAAAAATTGCCATACGCCTATAATGCGTTGTCGCCAAATATATCAGCTACGACTTTAGAAATGCATTATTCAAAGCATTACCTAACTTACACTAACAATTTGAATAAAGCAGTATTAGGGACACCTTTAGAAAACTTGACAATCGAAGAAGTATTGTCTAAATTAGATCCTAACGATGCTACTCTTCGCAACAATGCTGGTGGGTATTACAATCATTCCTTATATTGGAAATGTATGGCTCCTAAAGCTGGTGGACAACCTTCTGGTAGTCTTTTAGAAGCAATTAACAAAGATTTTGGTTCGTTTGATACTTTTACCTCTCTTTTTAAAGACCAAGCAACAAAGCAATTTGGTTCTGGTTGGGCATGGCTTATAGTAGACAGAACTGGAAAACTTCAGGTAACTAGTACACCCAATCAGGATAACCCATTGATGCGAAATGCAGTTGTTCTAGGAACTCCAATATTAGCTTTAGACGTATGGGAACACGCTTATTATTTAGATTACCAATACCGACGAAAAAATTATATTGATGGCTTTTTTAATGTTATCAATTGGAAAAAAGTAGAAGAGAATTATAGTGCTATAAAAAAGTAA
- a CDS encoding LUD domain-containing protein, translating to MSLFRKIFGSSNPASEEDQESEFSKSHTDNATSIDEKFIYNFKKNGGKFLYCENSEEVKEQFENILEENDWFESEVLCYEPNLFGMLDDNKLTYTKPSNPKFLLASCENLIAEEGSILFSSKQIKQNKPNELPTNIIIIANTSQILAAKSDGLSAIKKKYERDYPTNITTIKYFEKAKEEDFTQYGSSAKNLYLLLLEDL from the coding sequence ATGAGTCTTTTTAGAAAAATTTTTGGTTCTAGCAATCCGGCTTCTGAGGAAGATCAAGAAAGTGAATTTAGTAAATCCCATACTGATAACGCAACTTCTATAGATGAAAAATTTATATACAATTTTAAAAAAAATGGCGGTAAATTTTTGTATTGTGAAAATTCGGAAGAAGTAAAAGAACAATTTGAAAACATTTTAGAAGAAAATGATTGGTTTGAGAGCGAAGTATTGTGTTATGAACCCAATCTTTTTGGAATGCTTGATGACAATAAACTAACCTACACAAAACCGAGCAACCCAAAATTCCTTCTTGCAAGTTGTGAAAATTTAATTGCTGAGGAAGGTTCTATTCTTTTTTCATCGAAACAAATTAAACAAAACAAACCTAACGAGTTACCAACTAATATTATTATTATTGCCAATACAAGCCAAATTCTTGCTGCAAAAAGCGATGGACTTAGCGCTATAAAAAAGAAATACGAAAGAGATTATCCTACCAATATTACTACAATAAAATATTTCGAGAAAGCGAAAGAAGAAGATTTTACACAATACGGAAGTTCAGCAAAAAATCTATATTTATTGCTTCTAGAAGATCTTTAA
- a CDS encoding alpha-amylase family protein has product MKKITMVAGLSLVLCATACKTKDIKMNTDKEEKAIPKKEVVYQVFTRLFGNKNTTNKPWGTIEENGVGKFNDFTETALEKIKDLGVTYVWYTGVPHHALIRDYSAIGISNDDPEVVKGRAGSPYAVKDYYNVNPDLAVNPENRLQEFEALIARTHKAGLKVIIDIVPNHIARKYEGKSNPVGVRDFGADDDTTVEYKRDNNFYYIPNTRFEIPDTDKPLNGEKNPLIDGKFEESPAKWTGNGSRMAKPDRNDWYETIKVNYGIRPDGSKDFPELPAGFETKSYQEHFDFWKGKDVPDSWDKFKDIALYWTAKGVDGFRFDMAEMVPYEFWSYMNSAIKVNNPDAFLLAEVYNPNEYRNYIRLGKMDYLYDKVETYDKLKDIIQGRSLPDGLSDIQNGMADIEHHMLHFLDNHDEQRLASPEFAGTPQKGKPLMVVSTTISTSPTMVYFGQEVGEAGNENAGFGTHSRTSIFDYIGVPNHQRWMNGGKFDGGQLSQDEKELRDFYKKLLNFSLNSSALMGKYQEIQTLNRQTTQGYDPGIYAFTRWSDTQKLIVVTNFSWLTTSNFELIIPSDIIQKWNLKDGNYTITDQLYHKNSVELKVLNGEGKAQITIAPSESFIYQL; this is encoded by the coding sequence ATGAAAAAAATAACTATGGTTGCAGGATTGAGTCTAGTGCTCTGTGCAACAGCTTGTAAAACGAAAGATATAAAAATGAATACAGATAAAGAAGAGAAAGCAATTCCTAAAAAAGAAGTAGTCTATCAAGTATTTACCCGATTGTTTGGGAATAAAAATACAACCAACAAACCTTGGGGAACCATTGAGGAAAATGGTGTAGGGAAATTCAACGATTTTACGGAAACTGCATTAGAGAAAATCAAGGATTTGGGAGTTACTTATGTTTGGTACACTGGAGTTCCACATCATGCTTTAATTCGGGATTATTCTGCTATTGGGATTTCTAATGATGACCCTGAAGTGGTAAAAGGACGAGCAGGTTCTCCTTATGCCGTAAAAGATTATTACAATGTAAACCCAGATTTAGCGGTTAATCCCGAAAATCGTTTACAGGAATTTGAAGCTTTGATTGCCCGAACACACAAAGCGGGTTTAAAAGTGATTATCGATATTGTTCCCAATCACATTGCACGTAAGTACGAAGGAAAAAGTAACCCTGTGGGCGTTAGGGATTTTGGTGCTGATGATGATACAACTGTTGAATATAAAAGAGATAATAACTTCTATTATATTCCAAATACTCGCTTTGAAATTCCCGATACGGACAAGCCATTAAATGGAGAAAAGAACCCATTAATTGATGGCAAATTTGAAGAAAGCCCAGCAAAATGGACTGGTAATGGTTCTCGTATGGCAAAACCAGATCGCAATGACTGGTATGAAACGATAAAAGTTAATTACGGGATTCGTCCGGATGGTTCCAAAGATTTTCCGGAACTTCCAGCTGGTTTTGAAACCAAATCGTATCAGGAACATTTCGATTTTTGGAAAGGAAAAGACGTTCCAGATTCTTGGGATAAATTCAAAGACATTGCGTTGTATTGGACTGCAAAAGGAGTGGATGGTTTTCGATTTGACATGGCAGAAATGGTTCCGTATGAATTTTGGAGCTACATGAATTCAGCTATTAAAGTAAATAATCCGGATGCTTTTTTATTGGCCGAAGTCTATAATCCCAACGAATATAGAAATTACATTCGTTTGGGTAAAATGGACTATTTGTATGATAAAGTTGAAACCTATGATAAATTGAAAGATATTATTCAAGGAAGATCTTTGCCAGATGGATTATCAGACATTCAAAACGGAATGGCAGATATTGAGCATCACATGTTGCATTTTCTGGACAATCATGATGAACAGCGTTTGGCTAGCCCGGAATTTGCGGGAACTCCTCAAAAAGGAAAGCCTTTGATGGTGGTTTCTACAACCATAAGCACATCGCCTACGATGGTTTATTTTGGTCAGGAAGTAGGAGAGGCCGGAAATGAGAATGCAGGTTTTGGAACGCATTCCAGAACATCAATCTTTGATTATATTGGAGTTCCGAATCATCAGCGTTGGATGAATGGAGGGAAATTTGATGGCGGTCAATTATCGCAGGATGAAAAAGAGTTGCGTGATTTTTACAAAAAATTGTTGAATTTTTCTTTGAACAGCTCGGCTTTGATGGGAAAATACCAAGAAATTCAAACATTAAATCGCCAAACTACTCAAGGCTACGATCCTGGAATTTATGCTTTCACACGCTGGTCAGATACTCAGAAACTAATAGTTGTCACTAATTTTTCTTGGCTTACCACTAGCAATTTCGAATTAATAATCCCTTCAGATATCATTCAAAAATGGAATTTGAAAGATGGAAATTATACAATAACGGATCAATTATACCACAAAAATTCTGTTGAGTTAAAAGTATTGAATGGTGAAGGAAAAGCGCAAATTACAATCGCACCCTCAGAATCGTTTATTTATCAACTGTAA
- a CDS encoding acyl-CoA-binding protein encodes MIEKDLDTQFLEAVEIASEMTQASLPQDVQLRLYAFYKQATFGTLDLKQTSSYHLRDAFKTNAWMQISHLTPEQAKEQYIEIINILIKK; translated from the coding sequence ATGATTGAAAAAGATTTAGATACTCAGTTTTTAGAAGCAGTTGAAATAGCTTCTGAAATGACGCAAGCATCTTTACCTCAAGATGTTCAGTTGCGACTTTATGCTTTTTATAAACAAGCAACCTTTGGAACTTTGGATCTAAAACAAACTTCATCGTACCATTTAAGAGATGCATTTAAAACAAACGCATGGATGCAAATTAGTCATCTAACTCCTGAACAGGCAAAAGAACAATACATTGAAATCATTAACATACTGATTAAAAAATAA
- the ftsH gene encoding ATP-dependent zinc metalloprotease FtsH: MAKDNNPNSNKFKISPWLIYTAILLIFLFISYITGGSSLNEPGQLTSSKFNDYLEKGQIEKVIVYNKTEAEVFLNAAALKEAVHKKVSKDVFDRPNKGPHYTFDIGNDQIFQNKLEKAVAEGKLKDFNFLPKNNWSDILISLLPIIIIIAVWIFIMRKMSGGGAGGGGGQIFNIGKSKAKLFDEKTDIKTTFKDVAGLEGAKEEIQEIVEFLKNPEKYTNLGGKIPKGALLVGPPGTGKTLLAKAVAGEAQVPFFSLSGSDFVEMFVGVGASRVRDLFKQAKEKSPAIIFIDEIDAVGRARGKSNMSGGNDERENTLNQLLTEMDGFGTNSNVIVLAATNRADVLDKALMRAGRFDRQIFVDLPDIRERAEIFKVHLAPLKKIEGLDTEFLAKQTPGFSGADIANVCNEAALIAARNNKTAVDKQDFLDAVDRIVGGLEKKNKIVTPEEKKAIAIHEAGHATVSWMLEHAAPLIKVTIVPRGQSLGAAWYLPEERLIVRPDQMLDEMCATMGGRAAEKVTFNRISTGALSDLEKVTKQARAMVTVYGLNEKIGNVTYYDSTGQSEYNFSKPYSEETAKVIDEEISLLIESQYQRAIQILEDNKDKLNQLANILIEKEVIFKDDLEAIFGKRTFDKNLEEVVS, from the coding sequence ATGGCTAAAGATAATAATCCAAATTCGAATAAGTTTAAAATAAGCCCTTGGTTAATTTACACTGCAATATTATTAATTTTCTTGTTTATAAGTTACATAACTGGTGGTTCTAGCTTAAACGAACCAGGTCAATTAACTTCTTCTAAATTTAATGATTATTTAGAAAAAGGTCAGATTGAAAAAGTTATAGTGTACAACAAAACAGAGGCTGAAGTTTTTTTGAATGCAGCAGCATTGAAAGAAGCAGTGCATAAAAAAGTTTCCAAAGACGTTTTTGACAGACCAAACAAAGGTCCGCATTATACTTTTGACATTGGAAACGATCAAATTTTCCAGAACAAACTGGAAAAGGCTGTTGCTGAAGGCAAATTGAAAGATTTTAACTTCTTGCCAAAAAACAATTGGTCGGATATTTTAATTAGTTTACTACCAATTATCATCATTATTGCTGTTTGGATATTTATCATGAGAAAAATGTCTGGCGGTGGTGCTGGTGGCGGTGGCGGTCAGATTTTCAATATTGGAAAATCAAAAGCTAAACTTTTTGATGAAAAAACAGATATCAAAACAACTTTTAAAGATGTAGCAGGTTTAGAAGGAGCAAAAGAAGAAATACAAGAAATTGTTGAATTTTTGAAAAATCCTGAAAAATACACTAACCTAGGAGGAAAAATACCAAAAGGAGCCTTACTTGTAGGACCTCCTGGAACTGGAAAAACCTTGCTTGCGAAAGCAGTTGCTGGTGAGGCCCAAGTACCTTTCTTCTCTTTATCAGGTTCTGATTTTGTAGAAATGTTTGTAGGTGTAGGTGCATCTCGCGTACGTGATCTGTTCAAACAAGCCAAAGAAAAATCTCCTGCAATCATATTTATTGATGAAATTGATGCAGTAGGTAGAGCTAGAGGAAAAAGCAATATGTCCGGTGGAAATGACGAACGTGAGAATACGTTGAACCAATTACTAACAGAAATGGACGGTTTTGGAACTAATTCGAATGTAATTGTTTTAGCTGCGACAAACAGAGCTGATGTATTGGACAAGGCATTAATGCGTGCAGGTCGTTTTGACAGGCAAATATTTGTTGACTTACCAGACATTCGTGAACGTGCTGAAATTTTCAAAGTACACCTTGCTCCTTTGAAAAAAATTGAAGGATTAGACACTGAATTCCTTGCCAAACAAACTCCAGGTTTTTCTGGTGCTGATATTGCAAATGTTTGTAATGAAGCAGCTTTGATTGCTGCTAGAAATAACAAAACGGCTGTAGACAAACAAGATTTCCTTGATGCTGTAGATAGAATTGTCGGTGGTCTTGAAAAGAAAAATAAAATTGTAACTCCTGAAGAAAAGAAAGCAATTGCTATTCATGAAGCAGGACACGCCACTGTAAGCTGGATGCTAGAACATGCTGCTCCACTAATTAAAGTTACCATTGTTCCTAGAGGTCAAAGCTTAGGTGCTGCATGGTATTTGCCAGAAGAACGTTTAATTGTTCGACCAGATCAAATGCTTGATGAAATGTGTGCAACAATGGGTGGAAGAGCCGCTGAAAAAGTAACTTTTAATAGAATATCTACTGGAGCTTTAAGCGATTTAGAAAAAGTTACAAAACAAGCTCGTGCTATGGTAACGGTTTATGGTTTGAATGAGAAAATTGGAAATGTCACTTATTACGATTCAACTGGACAAAGTGAATACAACTTTTCTAAGCCGTATTCAGAAGAAACTGCTAAAGTGATTGACGAAGAAATTTCATTATTAATTGAAAGTCAGTACCAAAGAGCCATTCAAATATTAGAAGATAACAAAGACAAATTGAATCAATTGGCGAATATCTTAATCGAAAAAGAGGTTATTTTTAAAGATGACTTAGAAGCTATTTTCGGAAAAAGAACATTTGATAAAAATCTTGAGGAAGTAGTATCTTAG